tctcttccctcccccctccccccgtcttTCCGCTCGTGCATCTCTACTCCAGCGAAGTGAACGCGACGAAGACGACAACGTATTGATTCAGCAGGAATGCTCACCGACTACTGGCTTCTCGCCGATCTGGACGGGACGCTCGTTGCCACGCCCCACAAGGCAAACGGCCTCTATCTCCCTATCACGCAAAGTCCCTGCTTTGAGCCTCTCAAGCAGTGGctaggcagcggcggcaaccTATGCATCATCACGACAGCGGATCTCCGGGCGTTTAACCAGGTATACCACCCACTGAAGGCGTTTCTGAAGACGTATCAGGAGTACGTCAATgaggctgccgcagcaggaaCCCCGCTAAAGACGGTTGATGggacggtggcgcagcctccgcgccgcggctgccttCTCTTATCCCTCTACACCGGCGCTGTTCTGTACTGGTGCACGTCCGACTCAATCATCATGCTTCCTGAGTACACGAGCGCTGTGCACTGTGCCACGCGCGAATCCGTCGAGCTGGCAGCTACCTACCAGGTGCGCATGTCTCACGCCACACTGTTGGTGGACGGCAGCGATAAtcagctgcgtgcgcagtCGGAGATGTACGTGCATGGCACTTGCATCGACGTCGAGACCACCCGCCTCCTGCAGACGCAGATTGAGTCGCTTTATCTGGATTACGTGCGTGATGTGCTCTCCGGCACGGACCTGGTCGTGCGTAAGGCAGTGAAGTGGCTTTCGCGGCGGTACCAGTGCATGTGGGGCGGCCTGCTGCAGTACCTCGAGCTTATCTACAACGTTGTGGTACACCAGAACACCACGTCGCTACTAGAGCTGAGCATGAACACTGAGCAGACGCTCTTGGCACTGGAGCAGGAGTCTCCAGCGGACCCGGCTGCTGTGGAGTGGAAGATAAACTACCTGCGCTCGCGACGGGGCTTCTTGACCGCAGTCGGTATTCTCCGAATCGAGTACGTGGAGTCACATGTGTGGTTCGCCGAGGGCAAGAAAGGCACGCTGCACCGTGAGCCGAGCCAGAATATCCAGACTCAGACAAGGGATGCAGAGCGTGCGCAGCTTGTCTCCTAcgtggcgcaggtgctgctggctgaTTTTCCCGCCACTGTGGCGTCGAGGCTggcagctgcgacagcaaCGATGGCGAGCTTCCTAGTGGACCTCCTGGGTCCCAGCGTAAGAACTCTTCCGCCGCAGATGCGCGAGGCAAAGCCCCCCACGACAGAGCCGGAAtcaccgcctctcttcaGCACCTCGACTGCGCCGCCAGGAGACGTGGCCATCGTTGCGCAGGTAATTCTACTCGGCCTGCCACTAAGTCTCTTCTCCAAGTACTTCCGCTCTCatgtggaggcgatggtACGCGGTGGTGTGAACGCCATACCACAGCCCAACAGCATCGTCTTCTCCAAGATGGGCGTAAGTAAGTCGACAGCATTGCGCTATCTACTAGGCAAAGACCGCGTTGCTTCTTTAGAGAAGGACTGGCAGCTGCGCTCAACCGAAGTCACATCGAGCCCCACCACGGGTCCAGCAAGTCGAGCGGCCAACTTCGTCGGGTGCTTACAGAGGTATCACGGTATTGCAATGGGTGACAAC
The window above is part of the Leishmania panamensis strain MHOM/PA/94/PSC-1 chromosome 33 sequence genome. Proteins encoded here:
- a CDS encoding hypothetical protein (TriTrypDB/GeneDB-style sysID: LpmP.33.2540) codes for the protein MLTDYWLLADLDGTLVATPHKANGLYLPITQSPCFEPLKQWLGSGGNLCIITTADLRAFNQVYHPLKAFLKTYQEYVNEAAAAGTPLKTVDGTVAQPPRRGCLLLSLYTGAVLYWCTSDSIIMLPEYTSAVHCATRESVELAATYQVRMSHATLLVDGSDNQLRAQSEMYVHGTCIDVETTRLLQTQIESLYLDYVRDVLSGTDLVVRKAVKWLSRRYQCMWGGLLQYLELIYNVVVHQNTTSLLELSMNTEQTLLALEQESPADPAAVEWKINYLRSRRGFLTAVGILRIEYVESHVWFAEGKKGTLHREPSQNIQTQTRDAERAQLVSYVAQVLLADFPATVASRLAAATATMASFLVDLLGPSVRTLPPQMREAKPPTTEPESPPLFSTSTAPPGDVAIVAQVILLGLPLSLFSKYFRSHVEAMVRGGVNAIPQPNSIVFSKMGVSKSTALRYLLGKDRVASLEKDWQLRSTEVTSSPTTGPASRAANFVGCLQRYHGIAMGDNPQSSDFELTVFRDLPFLSVEKESQRVERQQRILRRLRRTQLIEGRGGQPLMPDGSRAPSYAELVSSLRRSGPMMDDRLFGNINYVGGEEEGTALFLAALLHYATAKTKNEQGKMTTVEFRDAVQMAQATSRDQVMLRLPLAKL